Proteins encoded in a region of the Novibacillus thermophilus genome:
- a CDS encoding transposase codes for MITNKDYFAQLPKEIKQGFSELNIGYHLRKANITKLSGYSCLTVFKLIFLLVFQYKNWFRAFMSKRSQDLPGKDTVYRFLNTPTYHWRKFLLSLSSEMIRLLQPLTSKDRVTAFVIDDSVFSRNRSKSVELLAKVFDHSTHQYLKGFQMLTLGWTDSFTFIPVDFALLSSPKKENRLQEINTNIDKRTSGYKRRQEALKSKPDVASALLDHALEKGIVADYVLMDSWFTQAPLIEKITNKGLFVIGMVKQLKQRYVYNGERFTLNQLYKLAKPHMGKKDILGSVYATLDNGIPVKILFVRNRNKRSEWLAILSTDTTLENEEIIRIYGMRWDIEVFFKCNKSLLNLEKEFQGRSYDMLISHTTIVFTRYILIAWQMRKEEDPKTIGNLFYILCEDVKDIDFITALQSLIDLFQTLAEAEVSLNMDIFKNQMNKWLATIPNLNYSYS; via the coding sequence ATTCTTGTCTTACTGTTTTCAAACTGATTTTTCTTTTAGTCTTCCAATATAAGAACTGGTTTCGTGCTTTTATGAGTAAACGATCTCAGGATCTGCCCGGAAAGGATACAGTCTATCGCTTTTTAAATACACCAACCTATCATTGGAGAAAGTTTCTGCTTTCATTAAGCAGTGAAATGATCCGTCTGCTTCAACCATTAACTTCAAAAGATCGTGTCACAGCTTTTGTGATTGATGATTCTGTCTTTTCAAGAAACCGTAGTAAGTCGGTTGAACTGTTGGCTAAGGTTTTTGATCACTCTACCCATCAGTACTTGAAAGGGTTTCAAATGCTTACCCTTGGCTGGACCGATAGTTTTACTTTTATTCCCGTTGATTTTGCTCTTCTAAGTTCACCGAAAAAGGAAAATCGCCTGCAAGAAATCAATACCAATATTGATAAACGAACATCTGGCTATAAGCGTCGCCAGGAAGCTCTGAAATCAAAACCAGACGTGGCTTCAGCTTTACTTGATCATGCGCTTGAAAAAGGGATTGTAGCTGACTATGTTCTCATGGATTCCTGGTTTACACAAGCGCCTTTAATTGAGAAGATTACGAACAAAGGGTTATTTGTCATTGGCATGGTGAAGCAATTAAAGCAGCGATACGTTTACAATGGTGAACGTTTCACACTGAATCAACTTTACAAATTGGCAAAACCTCACATGGGTAAAAAAGACATTCTCGGATCCGTTTATGCTACTTTAGACAATGGAATTCCAGTAAAAATTCTATTTGTACGAAACCGTAATAAACGGAGCGAATGGCTTGCCATTCTCAGCACAGATACAACATTAGAAAATGAAGAGATCATTCGTATTTACGGCATGCGTTGGGACATTGAAGTCTTCTTCAAATGCAATAAATCCCTTTTAAATTTAGAGAAAGAATTCCAGGGACGTTCCTACGACATGTTAATTAGCCATACAACCATTGTTTTTACACGATATATTCTCATTGCTTGGCAAATGCGAAAAGAGGAGGATCCTAAGACGATTGGCAACCTTTTTTACATCCTTTGCGAAGATGTAAAAGACATAGATTTTATTACTGCCCTTCAATCACTTATTGACCTTTTCCAAACTTTGGCGGAAGCCGAGGTTTCTTTGAACATGGACATCTTTAAAAATCAAATGAATAAATGGTTGGCCACTATACCTAACCTGAATTATTCATATAGCTGA
- a CDS encoding IS1380 family transposase, producing MHSVNEQTMHFNKSVKVNFEGGNLTSDAGWLLYKEFDEKIGLSQAITDHLNVNDPNSHHIHFNDDVIIQKIYQHIAGYHADDHADELRHEPVLTTILGKEVLASQPTISRLNQKLDKETMKQLQSVHSLMQKRVDIIQPKENIMMDLDSTNLATYGEQHGSAFNTHYQAQGYHPLMMFDGLTGDCLKAELRAGHVYTSRQVVRFVGPEIKRYRKQSPWATLCIRGDSGFAIPALYQLAETHDVHYVIRLKANNVLKQKAQPFEDELWKQFDLNTTEAKVFYASFDYQARAWDKPRRVVVKMEKPEGELFFTYTFIVTNMGLSPKNIVKLYANRGTMENFIKEAKNGFAFDQMSSPSFYSNATKLQLMVLAYNFNNWFRRLCLPRTMNKNRIDNIRLKLLKIAGKLVRSGRYLTFKLCSSCLYQKAYWQTLRTIHHLPRLG from the coding sequence ATGCATAGTGTAAACGAGCAGACCATGCATTTCAACAAAAGTGTGAAAGTCAATTTTGAAGGTGGAAACCTGACCTCAGATGCCGGTTGGTTACTGTATAAAGAATTTGATGAAAAAATCGGGCTCAGTCAAGCGATCACGGATCACCTCAATGTGAATGATCCAAACAGTCATCACATCCATTTTAACGATGACGTCATCATCCAAAAGATCTATCAGCACATTGCCGGGTATCATGCGGATGATCATGCCGATGAATTACGTCATGAACCTGTGTTGACCACCATTTTGGGTAAAGAAGTCCTGGCTTCTCAACCGACCATTTCCCGGCTAAATCAGAAATTGGATAAGGAAACGATGAAGCAGTTGCAATCGGTCCATTCACTGATGCAAAAACGAGTCGATATCATCCAACCCAAGGAAAACATCATGATGGATCTGGACTCGACCAACTTGGCCACCTATGGTGAACAGCATGGATCCGCCTTTAACACGCATTATCAAGCCCAGGGTTACCATCCCCTGATGATGTTTGATGGACTGACTGGAGATTGTCTCAAAGCAGAACTGCGCGCTGGTCATGTGTACACATCCCGGCAAGTCGTCCGCTTTGTCGGCCCTGAAATCAAGCGATATCGGAAGCAAAGTCCATGGGCAACGCTATGCATACGCGGGGACAGCGGTTTTGCCATCCCGGCTCTCTATCAATTGGCGGAAACACATGATGTCCACTATGTGATCCGTTTAAAAGCAAACAACGTGTTGAAACAAAAAGCACAGCCATTTGAAGATGAACTCTGGAAACAGTTTGATCTGAACACGACAGAAGCTAAGGTGTTTTACGCATCATTTGACTACCAGGCACGTGCTTGGGATAAGCCGCGTCGTGTGGTGGTCAAGATGGAGAAACCGGAAGGTGAGCTTTTCTTCACCTACACCTTCATCGTGACCAACATGGGGCTCTCACCCAAAAACATCGTCAAGCTTTATGCGAACCGTGGCACGATGGAAAACTTTATCAAAGAAGCCAAGAACGGCTTTGCTTTCGATCAGATGAGCAGTCCATCGTTTTACAGCAACGCCACAAAGCTGCAACTCATGGTGCTCGCCTATAACTTCAACAACTGGTTTCGTCGACTGTGTCTACCCAGAACGATGAACAAAAATCGTATCGACAACATCCGTTTGAAGTTGCTTAAGATCGCGGGAAAGCTGGTTCGTTCAGGCAGATATCTGACATTTAAACTGTGCAGCAGTTGTCTGTATCAAAAGGCTTATTGGCAGACTTTACGAACCATCCATCACCTCCCACGGCTTGGTTGA